One segment of Phyllobacterium zundukense DNA contains the following:
- a CDS encoding sigma-54-dependent transcriptional regulator yields the protein MEFQPSIAFVDDDDDLRNANRQTLELAGFTVMPFADAMSAMRFLTPDFAGVVVTDVRMPHIDGLELFRRLRAMDPDLPVILITGHGDIDMAVEAMQEGAYDFIAKPYPADRLVQSIMRAVEKRRLVVENRQLRLALESSDENLPLLGQTPVMQNLRKTLRHVANADVDVLIAGETGTGKEVAAGLLHEWSRRRPGNFVALNCGALPETVIESELFGHEAGAFTGAQKKRVGRIEHSSGGTLFLDEIESMPLSTQVKLLRVLETREITPLGTNEHRPVDLRIVAAAKVDLGSPEQRANFREDLFYRLNVVTVSIPPLRERREDIPLLFTHFLQRAAMRFKTEPPEMTAALRSRLFEHDWPGNVRELSHFAERVALGLGEMESAKVSQPTNTASLPEAMEQHEARLIRDALTANHGDVRSTIEALGIPRKTFYDKLQRHGIDRAEYARSKLG from the coding sequence ATGGAGTTTCAGCCCAGCATCGCTTTTGTCGACGATGATGATGATCTGCGCAATGCCAATCGGCAGACGCTGGAGCTAGCGGGATTCACAGTCATGCCCTTTGCCGATGCCATGAGTGCGATGCGGTTTCTCACGCCGGATTTTGCCGGTGTGGTCGTCACCGATGTGCGCATGCCGCATATAGACGGCCTCGAACTGTTTCGCCGACTGCGCGCCATGGATCCAGACCTGCCAGTGATCCTGATCACGGGACACGGCGATATCGACATGGCGGTCGAGGCCATGCAGGAAGGCGCCTATGATTTCATAGCCAAGCCTTACCCCGCCGACCGTCTTGTCCAGAGCATCATGCGGGCAGTCGAAAAGCGGCGGCTTGTCGTGGAAAACCGGCAATTGCGGCTTGCGCTGGAATCATCCGATGAGAACCTGCCGCTTCTCGGTCAAACGCCCGTCATGCAGAATCTGCGCAAGACGTTGCGCCATGTGGCCAATGCCGACGTCGATGTTCTGATTGCCGGCGAAACCGGTACCGGCAAGGAAGTCGCGGCAGGGCTCCTGCATGAATGGAGCCGGCGCAGACCGGGCAATTTCGTTGCGCTCAATTGCGGCGCTCTGCCGGAGACGGTCATCGAAAGCGAGCTTTTCGGTCACGAGGCTGGCGCTTTTACCGGTGCGCAGAAAAAGCGTGTCGGCCGTATCGAACACTCAAGCGGCGGTACCCTGTTTCTCGACGAGATCGAAAGCATGCCGCTGTCAACGCAGGTCAAGTTGCTGCGGGTATTGGAAACACGTGAAATCACCCCACTCGGCACCAATGAGCACCGCCCCGTCGACCTGCGCATAGTCGCAGCGGCGAAGGTCGATCTCGGCAGTCCGGAACAGCGGGCGAATTTCCGCGAGGACCTGTTCTACCGGTTGAATGTCGTCACGGTTTCGATCCCGCCGCTGCGCGAGCGCCGGGAGGACATCCCTCTGCTGTTCACGCATTTTCTGCAGCGTGCCGCAATGCGATTCAAAACCGAACCACCGGAGATGACCGCAGCCCTGCGATCACGCCTGTTCGAGCATGACTGGCCAGGCAATGTGCGGGAACTCTCGCACTTCGCGGAACGGGTCGCGCTGGGGCTCGGCGAAATGGAAAGTGCCAAAGTTAGTCAGCCGACCAACACAGCAAGTCTGCCCGAGGCAATGGAGCAGCACGAGGCCAGGCTCATTCGTGATGCGCTGACGGCAAACCATGGCGATGTGCGCTCGACCATTGAAGCACTGGGCATTCCGCGCAAGACCTTCTACGACAAACTACAACGGCACGGTATCGATCGCGCCGAATATGCCAGGTCCAAGCTTGGTTAA
- a CDS encoding ABC transporter substrate-binding protein gives MTITRRTLLLASVVSFAAAMVAGSALADSPPLKKKDTYKVGFAQTESNNPWRLAQTASMQEEAKKRGWQLVYTDAASSAAKQVADVNSMIAQGVDLIFLAPREEKPLIPAIKAAKNAGIPVILLDRNVDASLAKAGEDYVTFIGSNFIEEGQRVADWLVKNANGRTTIIELEGTTGSSPANDRKKGFDDVIAKHSDFKIVASQTGDFARDKGRQVAETLLQAHPDANVVYAHNDEMAIGAISAIEAAGKVPGKDILVLSIDGGKEAVQAVVDGKIAAVVECNPRFGPKAFETAVAYANGDKIPDKLINPDQFYDASNAKELLSTAY, from the coding sequence ATGACTATAACCCGTCGGACTCTGCTGCTCGCATCAGTGGTTAGCTTCGCTGCTGCAATGGTTGCTGGCAGCGCATTGGCAGATTCGCCGCCCCTCAAGAAGAAAGACACCTACAAGGTTGGCTTTGCCCAGACCGAAAGCAATAATCCGTGGCGCTTGGCCCAGACTGCCAGCATGCAGGAGGAAGCCAAGAAGCGCGGCTGGCAGCTTGTCTACACGGACGCCGCAAGCTCTGCTGCCAAGCAGGTCGCTGACGTCAATTCGATGATCGCTCAGGGCGTGGACCTGATCTTTCTGGCGCCACGTGAGGAAAAACCACTGATTCCGGCAATCAAGGCCGCTAAAAATGCTGGCATTCCAGTTATTCTGCTCGATCGCAATGTCGATGCGTCCCTGGCAAAAGCTGGAGAGGATTATGTAACGTTCATCGGCTCGAACTTCATCGAGGAAGGGCAGCGCGTTGCCGACTGGCTGGTCAAGAACGCCAACGGCAGGACCACGATCATTGAGCTTGAGGGCACCACCGGCTCCTCGCCGGCCAATGATCGCAAGAAGGGTTTTGACGATGTGATCGCCAAGCATTCCGACTTCAAGATCGTCGCTTCGCAAACCGGCGATTTCGCTCGCGACAAGGGACGCCAGGTTGCCGAAACCCTGCTGCAGGCGCATCCCGACGCCAACGTTGTCTATGCCCATAATGATGAGATGGCGATCGGCGCGATCTCTGCCATCGAGGCTGCGGGCAAGGTGCCAGGCAAGGATATCCTCGTATTGTCGATCGACGGCGGCAAGGAAGCCGTGCAAGCTGTGGTTGATGGCAAGATCGCCGCGGTCGTCGAATGCAATCCACGCTTCGGACCAAAGGCTTTCGAGACCGCCGTTGCCTATGCCAATGGCGACAAAATCCCGGACAAACTCATTAACCCCGATCAGTTCTACGATGCTAGCAATGCAAAAGAGCTGCTGAGCACTGCCTATTGA
- a CDS encoding sensor histidine kinase, producing the protein MILGSKVEPYGGALGLAGKLVFGLLVVILVTGSLIFANDYGRNRAYDALQARAQSAAELNAVLLRTVLEKQRSLPFVLSQDRDVISALTSRSGSMLQLVNRKLESLIPGTRSAVIYLLDADGLAIASSNWREPTSFVGTSYSFRPYYTRAVIAGEAEHYALGTVSKRPGLYISRRIDGPLGMLGVIVVKLEFDELEADWRRNSDPSYVVDQRGIVLVTSFPEWRFMAQGSVPADQIGPIRESLQFGDAPLKPLSVTPALPNGVPYIVKARLPGSTKDEDFVRGQTVVPTTSWTLSLLTPAGRAVTEAARTAQVLALAVLAPLLGLTAFFLYRRGRTLRRAREQEEARIELERRVAERTADLSTAHTELVMQAEERQKTEAKLQTVQQELVQANRLAILGQVTAGVAHEINQPVAAIRSYADNAGTFLGRNQTEPVKENLKAIAGLTERIGTITDELRTFSRKGTSDAGPISVSEVIEGALLLLGSRFRQRAGQIITHTPSPDIKVHGNRIRLEQVLINLMQNALEATEGGPASKITVRCAVVEDEVQLIVSDNGPGIPEAIMQALFTPFNTSKERGLGLGLVICHDIVAEYGGRIEVESSSAGTEFTVHLRRVA; encoded by the coding sequence GTGATTTTGGGATCAAAAGTCGAGCCTTATGGAGGAGCGTTGGGCCTCGCTGGAAAACTCGTCTTCGGCCTTCTCGTGGTTATCCTTGTAACCGGGTCCCTTATCTTCGCGAATGATTATGGCCGCAATCGCGCCTATGACGCGCTGCAGGCTCGCGCCCAAAGCGCTGCAGAACTCAACGCTGTGCTCTTGCGAACCGTGCTCGAAAAACAACGCTCGCTGCCATTCGTCCTGTCCCAGGATCGTGATGTCATCAGTGCGCTTACCTCGCGCAGCGGCAGCATGCTGCAATTGGTCAATCGCAAGCTGGAAAGCCTGATCCCGGGAACACGCTCGGCGGTCATCTATCTCCTGGATGCGGATGGTCTGGCGATTGCCTCAAGCAACTGGCGTGAGCCAACAAGTTTCGTCGGCACGAGTTACAGTTTCCGCCCCTATTACACCCGCGCCGTCATTGCCGGAGAAGCTGAACATTATGCACTCGGTACCGTCAGCAAACGCCCTGGCCTCTATATTTCGAGGCGTATTGACGGTCCTTTGGGTATGCTCGGAGTGATCGTCGTCAAGCTTGAGTTCGATGAGCTCGAAGCAGACTGGCGCCGCAACAGCGACCCATCCTACGTTGTCGATCAGCGCGGCATTGTCCTGGTCACGAGTTTCCCCGAGTGGCGGTTTATGGCGCAAGGGTCGGTTCCCGCCGATCAGATCGGCCCGATCCGCGAAAGCCTGCAATTTGGCGACGCGCCACTCAAACCTCTTAGTGTCACGCCGGCCTTGCCAAACGGAGTACCCTATATCGTTAAAGCGCGGTTGCCCGGCTCAACAAAGGACGAGGATTTCGTGCGGGGGCAGACGGTCGTTCCGACCACGAGCTGGACCTTGAGTTTGCTGACGCCCGCGGGACGGGCCGTGACTGAGGCAGCGCGAACCGCACAGGTACTCGCATTGGCTGTTCTGGCGCCATTGCTGGGTCTCACCGCCTTCTTTCTGTATCGACGTGGACGCACGCTGCGACGCGCTCGCGAACAGGAGGAGGCACGGATCGAACTCGAACGCCGTGTCGCGGAGCGCACTGCGGACCTCAGCACCGCCCACACGGAACTGGTGATGCAGGCCGAGGAGCGCCAGAAAACCGAGGCCAAGCTGCAGACGGTGCAGCAGGAATTGGTGCAGGCAAACCGCCTTGCCATTCTCGGACAGGTTACGGCAGGTGTTGCCCACGAAATCAACCAGCCCGTCGCCGCGATCCGCTCCTATGCCGACAATGCCGGGACCTTTCTCGGCCGCAATCAGACCGAACCGGTCAAGGAAAACCTGAAGGCTATCGCCGGCCTGACCGAACGCATCGGCACAATCACAGACGAACTGCGCACCTTCTCGCGCAAGGGCACAAGCGATGCGGGCCCGATCAGCGTCAGCGAAGTGATCGAAGGCGCCCTCCTTCTGCTTGGCAGCCGGTTCCGTCAAAGAGCCGGACAGATCATCACTCATACGCCCTCACCCGACATCAAAGTTCATGGCAACCGCATCCGACTCGAGCAGGTGCTGATCAATCTTATGCAGAATGCGCTGGAGGCGACCGAGGGTGGACCGGCGAGCAAGATCACTGTGCGTTGCGCGGTTGTGGAAGATGAGGTTCAGCTGATTGTTTCCGACAACGGGCCGGGCATTCCAGAGGCGATCATGCAGGCGCTGTTCACGCCGTTTAACACCTCCAAGGAACGTGGCCTCGGGCTGGGCCTCGTCATTTGCCACGACATTGTCGCGGAATATGGCGGCCGTATCGAGGTCGAAAGCAGCAGTGCGGGCACGGAATTCACCGTCCATCTGCGGAGGGTCGCTTGA
- a CDS encoding dicarboxylate/amino acid:cation symporter: MSPVTINAAPQPRGKTPIYAHLYFQVIVAITIGIVLGHYYPEIGTSMKPLGDAFIKLVKMIIAPVIFLTVSTGIAGMSDLKKVGRVAGKAMIYFLTFSTLALIVGLIVANVVQPGAGMNIDAASLDPKAVATYTQQAHEQSIVGFLTNIIPTTIVGAFASGDILQVLFFSVLFGLSLAMVGEKAEPVTNFLQTLAAPVFKLVAILMKAAPIGAFGAMAFTIGKYGIGSVANLIFLIGTFYLTSLLFVLVILGAVAWYNGFSILALIRYIKEELLLVLGTSSSEAALPTLMAKMEKAGCKKSVVGLVIPTGYSFNLDGTNIYMTLAALFIAQATNTPLTLTDQVLLLLVAMLSSKGAAGITGAGFITLAATLSVVPAVPVAGMALILGIDRFMSECRALTNLVGNAVATIVVARWEGELDTNKLARALNGDFADEDALALAS, from the coding sequence ATGAGTCCTGTGACGATTAACGCAGCCCCGCAGCCGCGCGGCAAAACACCGATTTACGCCCACCTCTATTTTCAGGTGATCGTTGCCATCACCATCGGCATTGTGCTTGGCCATTACTATCCTGAAATCGGCACCAGTATGAAGCCGCTCGGCGACGCCTTCATCAAACTGGTGAAGATGATTATTGCCCCTGTTATCTTCCTTACCGTTTCCACTGGTATCGCTGGAATGAGCGACCTGAAAAAGGTCGGACGGGTGGCAGGGAAGGCGATGATCTACTTCCTGACCTTCTCGACACTCGCCTTGATTGTCGGATTGATCGTCGCCAATGTCGTCCAGCCAGGCGCCGGCATGAACATCGACGCAGCTTCACTGGATCCGAAGGCGGTCGCAACCTACACGCAACAGGCGCATGAACAGAGCATCGTCGGCTTCCTGACCAACATCATTCCAACGACAATCGTCGGTGCCTTCGCTTCGGGCGATATTCTGCAGGTGTTGTTCTTCTCGGTACTGTTCGGCCTTTCACTCGCCATGGTCGGCGAGAAAGCCGAACCGGTCACCAATTTCCTGCAGACGCTCGCCGCTCCGGTATTCAAGCTCGTTGCCATCCTGATGAAAGCCGCACCAATCGGCGCGTTTGGCGCTATGGCCTTCACCATCGGCAAGTATGGCATCGGCTCCGTGGCCAATCTGATCTTCCTGATCGGCACCTTCTATCTAACGTCGCTGCTTTTCGTACTGGTCATTCTTGGCGCCGTCGCCTGGTACAATGGTTTCTCCATCCTGGCGCTGATCCGCTACATCAAGGAAGAGCTGCTGCTGGTGCTTGGCACAAGCTCATCTGAAGCTGCGCTGCCGACGCTGATGGCAAAGATGGAAAAGGCAGGTTGCAAGAAGTCCGTGGTTGGCCTCGTCATTCCCACCGGTTACTCGTTCAACCTTGATGGCACCAATATCTACATGACCCTGGCTGCCCTGTTCATTGCGCAGGCAACGAACACGCCACTCACACTGACGGATCAGGTGCTGCTCCTGCTTGTGGCCATGTTGAGTTCCAAGGGTGCTGCAGGCATCACCGGTGCAGGTTTCATTACCCTCGCAGCCACGCTCTCGGTCGTTCCGGCCGTTCCGGTCGCCGGCATGGCGCTGATCCTCGGCATCGATCGCTTCATGTCGGAATGCCGTGCCCTCACCAATCTTGTCGGCAATGCGGTAGCAACCATCGTTGTCGCCCGCTGGGAAGGTGAGCTTGACACCAACAAGCTGGCACGAGCACTCAACGGCGATTTCGCCGACGAGGATGCGCTGGCGCTCGCGAGCTAA
- a CDS encoding LacI family DNA-binding transcriptional regulator, whose amino-acid sequence MTDIARVAGCSQATVSFVLNKTPGIKLAIETRERVIEAARALGYAAPTFAHLDPADPLTPATDGKIGFVIDQLAASPEAVAVMAIEGARQASWSAGNIILVAQTLNDPEMEPRTIRALREQGISALIYMAISTREVVLPAPVYELDVPVILLNCYTADHAFPAVVPSEIAGGQHSARHLIQHGHRRIGTITGESWMEAAQDRLKGYRRALATADIPFDAELVIEGDWSASAGYEGARQLLALKDRPTAIFCQNDRTAIGCYEALKEAGMRIPEDISVIGYDDEEISRHLHPQLTTSVLPHRAMGRWAIEQIDSFIRTPGKRYPITKLECPLVERSSVAECAHTLFG is encoded by the coding sequence ATGACCGATATTGCCCGCGTCGCCGGCTGTTCGCAGGCAACCGTATCATTCGTATTGAACAAGACGCCGGGCATCAAACTCGCGATCGAAACCCGCGAGCGTGTGATAGAGGCAGCGCGAGCGCTCGGCTATGCCGCGCCCACTTTTGCTCATCTCGATCCAGCCGATCCCCTGACGCCCGCAACCGACGGCAAGATTGGTTTTGTCATCGATCAGCTCGCCGCCAGCCCGGAAGCGGTAGCAGTCATGGCCATAGAGGGCGCGCGCCAGGCCTCGTGGAGTGCTGGCAATATTATCCTTGTGGCGCAGACACTCAACGATCCGGAGATGGAACCACGCACGATCAGAGCTCTACGGGAACAAGGGATCTCGGCGCTGATCTATATGGCAATCTCGACGCGTGAAGTGGTTTTGCCTGCACCTGTTTATGAACTGGATGTGCCGGTCATCCTGCTCAATTGCTACACTGCAGACCATGCTTTTCCCGCTGTTGTTCCAAGCGAGATCGCAGGGGGCCAGCACTCGGCCCGTCACCTGATCCAGCATGGCCATCGCCGCATCGGCACGATCACCGGCGAGTCCTGGATGGAGGCCGCGCAGGATCGGCTGAAAGGCTACCGGCGAGCGCTGGCAACAGCCGACATTCCGTTTGATGCAGAACTGGTGATCGAAGGCGATTGGTCAGCAAGTGCCGGATACGAGGGCGCCAGGCAATTGCTGGCGTTGAAGGACAGGCCAACGGCGATCTTCTGCCAAAATGACCGTACCGCGATCGGCTGCTATGAAGCCCTCAAGGAAGCCGGCATGCGTATTCCCGAAGACATCTCTGTCATCGGTTACGACGACGAGGAAATCTCGCGCCATCTCCATCCACAGTTGACGACATCGGTGCTACCGCATCGCGCCATGGGCCGCTGGGCGATCGAGCAAATCGACTCGTTCATCCGCACACCGGGCAAACGCTATCCAATCACCAAACTCGAATGCCCGCTGGTCGAGCGATCATCGGTCGCGGAGTGCGCCCACACCTTATTCGGTTAA